A stretch of Oncorhynchus mykiss isolate Arlee chromosome 12, USDA_OmykA_1.1, whole genome shotgun sequence DNA encodes these proteins:
- the tmem126a gene encoding transmembrane protein 126A has product MSENSNVVVQKGTSRTVSRALIIQMMAENFERLPELDRKIFTYGPMYLGGNGAFAGLIANSLYRRALNVTQGRFTSNLPMAVLPFLTTVAMYNVAVSKPLLSGDLNCPTCVLIRGALVGAVGAGVYPILLALPVNAGLATRYNTTPLPEKGNVLRFWMNITQPILRKMGVVIVLQVFFGTYLSSRHFDSYLKLIQLSTSNGEDLQD; this is encoded by the exons ATGTCAGAAAACAGCAATGTCGTTGTACAGAAAGGCACCAGCCGCACAGTTTCCAGAGCCCTGATCATTCAAATGATGGCGGAAAATTTCGAACGGTTGCCTGAACTTGACAG GAAAATCTTCACCTATGGCCCCATGTACCTGGGAGGTAATGGGGCATTTGCAGGACTGATTGCCAACAGCTTATACAGGAGAGCACTGAATGTCACTCAAGGGCGTTTTACATCAAATCTCCCAATGGCTGTCCTACCATTCTTGACAACAGTGGCCATGTATAATGTAGCTGTATCCAAACCATTATTGTCTG GTGACCTTAACTGTCCAACCTGTGTCCTGATAAGAGGTGCCCTTGTCGGCGCAGTTGGTGCTGGCGTATATCCTATTCTGTTGGCTTTGCCTGTGAATGCAGGCCTTGCAACCAG GTACAACACTACACCATTGCCAGAAAAGGGAAACGTCCTCCGTTTTTGGATGAACATTACCCAACCCATCTTAAGGAAAATGGGTGTTGTGATAGTGCTACAGGTGTTCTTTGGAACCTACCTAAGCTCCAGACACTTTGACAGCTACTTGAAGTTGATTCAGTTGTCCACCTCAAATGGCGAGGACCTTCAGGATTAA